A stretch of DNA from Acidobacteriota bacterium:
GAAGGCTGTGACATGAGGTGACGAACGGAGTACGCGGCGTTCAGGCGCACCAGTCCCGAAGGCAGATCGTGCACACGAGCTGCTCTCCGCGGCCGACGCCGACGAGCGTGCGCACCAGCATGTGGCGGGCGCCCTCGAGCTCGCTCATCGGCCGCAGGCACAAGGCGCACTCGGGCTCGACGGTGCCGGCGGTATCGACCGCCGGGCGGGCCTGCTCGTGCGCGACCAGCCGATCCCGAAGCTCCTCGAGGAATGCGGCCGCAGCGCGGCCGGACACGATTCGGGCGTCGAACGCGAGCACCAGATGGAAGAACCCGCTTCCGGGCCATGCCGGCGTCATGGCCGACACCGCGAGCGCCGCGCTCTGTGCGCGGCCGACGACGGGCTGCGCGTCGACGACGCCGGCCGTCGACAGGTCGGCGATCGTGAACGTCGGCGCGGCCGCATCCGACGGCCCTTCGCCGCGCAGATACGCCCGCACGGCCTTCACGTACTCGTCGCCGATCGTCTCGAGATCTTTGCGGTCGGCGCCGCGGATCACCGACACCGGCGGCGAGGCCGCGAAATCCATGAGGTAGCCGATGTCGATGGACGCGTGCCGGTGCACACCGGCTTGCCAGGACGCGTTGAGATCGGGATACCGCACGAGCAGCCGCGCGCACTCGAACACCAGCACGGCACCGAGCGACGTGCTGGCCGATCGGTCGTCCGCGATCAAAAGCCGGCCGTCGCTCGGCACCGCGACGGTCACGCTGCCGGTCGTCGCGGTTGCCGGCGCCTCGTGGACTCCGAGTCCGCTGCCCAGCTCCGTCCGAGGCGCAGCGGATGTCCGCGACTCGTCCAACACCGTCGACGATCCGGCCACGCGTTCGCGGACATCACGCTCACGGACGAGCAGTCGGCCCGCAAAGGCCGCTGGGGCCACCGCCAGGGCCTCTGCGAGTGCTCGTGCGGCCGCGCTCAGGCGTGGGGCCCGCGGCGATCCGTCCGGCTCGCCCGCCCCGATCGACACGGCGGCCGACACGGCCCGTTCGCGAACGCCATCGGAAGCGGCGCGCTCAGAGCTCGGCACCACGGGCGGCACGACGCCCACGGGCGCGGGCTCGGCCGCAGCACGCACCGCGGCGTCGAGGCTGGGCCCGATGTGACACAGCACGGCGCCCACCGGCAACTCCGCGCCGGCTGGCGCCACACGACAGACGACCCCTGCGACCGGGGCGGGCACGT
This window harbors:
- a CDS encoding 2-oxo acid dehydrogenase subunit E2 encodes the protein MVHDTVAVRLPFETVNDASVTVLEWLVDDGERVEAERPLVLLETTKTVVDVPAPVAGVVCRVAPAGAELPVGAVLCHIGPSLDAAVRAAAEPAPVGVVPPVVPSSERAASDGVRERAVSAAVSIGAGEPDGSPRAPRLSAAARALAEALAVAPAAFAGRLLVRERDVRERVAGSSTVLDESRTSAAPRTELGSGLGVHEAPATATTGSVTVAVPSDGRLLIADDRSASTSLGAVLVFECARLLVRYPDLNASWQAGVHRHASIDIGYLMDFAASPPVSVIRGADRKDLETIGDEYVKAVRAYLRGEGPSDAAAPTFTIADLSTAGVVDAQPVVGRAQSAALAVSAMTPAWPGSGFFHLVLAFDARIVSGRAAAAFLEELRDRLVAHEQARPAVDTAGTVEPECALCLRPMSELEGARHMLVRTLVGVGRGEQLVCTICLRDWCA